The nucleotide sequence AGCGCGCCAGCGCGTGCAGCAGGCGCAGGCCCTGCTCGCGCCGCGCCTCGCGCAACCGCAGGTGGCGGGTGATGAGCGCGCTGATCACGGCGGCCAGCGCCACGCCGGAGAGCAGCCACAAAGCGAGGGAGGAAAGGTCGGACACGGCCACCGCCTTATGCGGCGCGCCGGTTGCGGGCCTTGGCCGGCGCGGGCTTCTTGGCGGGCGCCTGCTTGCCGGCCGCCTTCTTCGACGCGGGTGCGGGGGCCGGCGCGGCCGCCTTGCCACCGCCACCGCGCTGCAGGCTGCGCTTGAGCAGCTCCGTCAGGTCGATCACGTCGGCGCCGGCGGGCGCCGCGGGCTGCGATTCCACCTTGTCGACATGGGCCGTGTCGCCGGCTTCTGCCTTGGCCTCCACCAGCTTCATGACCTCTTCCTTGAACGAGTCGCGGAACTGGTCGGCGCTCCAGTGGGCGGTCATGCCCTCGATCAGCTGCTTGGCCATGTTCAGCTCGGCTTCCCGCACGCCCGCGGCCTTGGCGTCCGAAGGCGGCAGCTTCAGCTCCTCCCACGAGCGGATCTCGCCGCCCCAGCGCAGCAGGTTGAGGATCAGTGCCGGACCGCAGGGGATGAGCACGGCCAAGTGCTGCTTGGTCTGGATCACCACCTTGGCGATGCCGACCTTGCCGGTCTGCTTGAGCGCCTCGCGCAGCAGCGCATACACCTTGTCGCCCTTGTTGACGGGGCCGACGTAGTAGGGCCGCTCCAGGTAGACGAAGGGCACCTCATCCGCGTCGACGAAGGCCTCGATCTCGATGGTCTGGGTGGTGCGCGGGTAGGCTGCGGCGATCTCCTCGGGCGACAGGATCACGTACTGGCCATCCTGCCACTCGATGCCCTTGACGATGTCGTCCTTGTCGATCTCCTTGCCGGTCTTCTTGTTGACCCGCTTGTAGCCCACCGGGTCCATGGTGCGCCTGTCGAGCCAGTCGAAGTTGAGGTCGCTCTCGGCGGTGGCCGAGTACAGCCCGATCGGGATGTGCACCAGCCCGAACGTGATGGCGCCCTTCCACAGCGTGCGCGTGGAGGTTTTCGCCATTCCTTTCTGATCGGCCATGGATGGAAATTCTTGTTGGGAAAAACTTCCTGAGTTTGCAAACGTATCCGTGCCCGGCCTGTGGGACACCTGCAGGGCGCCGTGTAGGCGGGCGCGCACAGCCGGCCCCGGCTCCCTGCTATGCCGTACCGGCTTGGCTCGGGCGCCGTCAGTGCAGCTTGAGCAGGGAGGCCAGGCTGAGCCCGCGCCGCGGCGCCGGGGCGCCGGGCGCGTGTTCGTCAGCCGTGCGCTGCCAGCGGGCGGCCAGGCGCGAGAACGCCTCGCCGCTATCGGGGGCGAAGGCGGCGTGCTCGCGGTGCAGCGTGCCGAAGTTGCCGGCGATGCGGCGCGCCAGCAGGTAGCGGTGGGCCGGCGCCCGCGTCTGCATGAAGGCGGTCATCAGCGACAGCGTGGCCAGCCACAGCGCGCGGCAGGCATCGGCCAGCGCCTTCGCATCGGCGCCGCCTTGCGCATCGGATCGGGGGGTCACGGCTTGCTCCCTGGACGGATGGTGTGGGTCTCCATCCATGCTAGGGGCCGGGCCGCGCCCCCGGTGTCGGCGCAGGTCGCGCCCGCGGACCGCTGAGTCCTACAGCGGCCGCCCGCCCATGGTCAGCGGCTGTCGCCGGCGCTGGGCCGCGCATGCCGCTTCTTGCCGGCGGCACGCGCTTCCTCGCTGGTGAATTCATGCGCGTGGCCGCTCTGGTGGGCGGCGCGCCCTCCCAGGCTGGCGATCTCGCGCTGGCGCTGCGGGTCCATCGCCGCGAAGCCGCGCAGGCTGCGCTTGGGGGTGTTGCCGTTGGACTGGTTGGAGGAATCTTGCAAAGACATGGGGTTTCCTTCGAATAAGGGAAAGGGAGTCCGACTCGTGGCAACGGGCATGCCCGCGAATCCGGCGTGCCGGGCGGCGCGCCGCCGGGGCTCTGCTGCAAAACTTGCGGCAAATGGCTGAACTGCCTAGACGCCGTATTCCTTCAGCCGGTTGTACAGGGTCTTCAGGCTCACGCCCAGGGCCGCGGCGGTGCGCTCCTTGTGGTGCCCGAAGTGTTCCAGCGTGGCCAGGATCACCTGCCGTTCCACCGTCGCCAGCGGCGTGCCCACCGCGACTTCCAGGATGCCGGACGGACGGCCGCCGGTGCCCGCGGCCGTGGCGGCGGGCAGGGGTGCCAGCGCCGCCGGGGCGGCGGTCGGCACGTCGCGCGGCAGCCATTGGTCGGTGATCTGGGCGCCGGCCGTCATCACCCAGGCGCGCTGCAGCACGTTGCGCAGCTCGCGCACGTTGCCCGGCCAGCGGTAGCGCGCCAGCCGCTCGAGCGCGGCCTCGCTCGCCTGCTTCTGCTGCCCCTCGCGCTCGCCGATCTGCTGCAGGAAGTGCCGCACCAGCAGGGGCAGGTCCTCCTTGCGGTCGCGCAGCGGCGGCAGCTCGATGGGGAACACGTTCAGGCGGTACATCAGGTCCTCGCGCAGCGCGCCGGTGGCCACGGCGTGGCCCAGGTCGCGGTTGGCGGCGGCGACCACGCGCACGTCGGTCTCCTGCGGCACGGTGGAGCCCACCCGCATGAAGGTGCCGGTCTCCAGCACCCGCAGCAGCTTGACCTGCAGCTCCAGCGGCATCTCGGTGATCTCGTCCAGGAACAGCGTGCCGCCATGGGCGCGCTCGAAGAAGCCTTGGTGCTGGCGTTCGGCGCCGGTGAAGCTGCCCTTCTCGTGGCCGAAGATCTCGCTCTCGATCAGATGGGGCGAGATCGCGCCGCAGTTCACCGCCAGGAACGGCCGGGCGCGCCGCCGGCTGAGGTCGTGCACGGTGCGCGCCACCAGCTCCTTGCCGGTGCCGCTCTCGCCGGTGACGAAGACCGTCACCGAGGTGCCGGCCACCCGTGCGATCTGCTCGTACACCAGGCGCATGGGCGCCGAGGTGCCCACCAGGTGGCCGAAGCGGCCGGTGCGCTGCAGGTCGTCATTGAGCGTGCGCACCTCGGCTTGCAGCACCGAGGGCTTCATCACCCGGGACAGGATGCCCTGCAGCTGGCGCGCGCTCACCGGCTTGACCAGGTAGTCGGCCGCGCCGTAGCGCAGCGCCTGGATCGAGGTTTCCAGGCTGGCATGGCCCGTCATCAGCACCACCTCGGAATTGCCGATGAGCTCCTGCTCATCCAGCAGCGCCATGCCGTTGCCGTCGGGCAGCTGCAGGTCCAGCAGCACCAGGTCGGGCGGCTGCATCGCCATCTGCCGGCGCGCGTCGCGCAGCGACGGCGCGGTGGCCGCCGAGTAGCCCTCGCTGGCCACCAGCGCGGCCATCATGCGGGCCGAATCGGCGTCATCCTCGACGATCAGTGCGTGTCCCATCCGTGGGGTACTCCCTCAAAACGAACCGATTGTTGCGCGCGGCTACAGACGCGGTGTAACAACATGGAAGAGCGGGGGAGAAGCGGCAAGCTCAGCGCTCCTCCAGGCTGGCACGCAGCTGCCGGCGGTCCACCGGCTTGACCAGGTAGGCATCGAAGCCGGCCGTGTAGGCGTCGTCCGCGTCGCGGTCCCGACCATAACCCGAGAGCGCGATCATGCGGCCCGCGTAGCCGGCCGCGCGGGCGTGGCGCGCCAGCTCGTAGCCGGTCAGGCCGGGCAGTCCGATGTCGACGATGGATACTTCCGGACGCAGCTGCAACACGCAGTGCAGCCCATCGATGCCGTCGCTGGCCGTGCTCACGTCGTGGCCGTCCAGCTCGAGCTTGGAGCGCAAGGCCGCCAGCACGTCCTGGTTGTCCTCGACCACCAGCACGTGGCGGCGCCGCGAGGGCGGCAGCGTATCGCCTGCCTGGCGCACGGGCGGGGCCACCGCTGGCAGCCGCACCGTGAAGGAGCTGCCGCGTGCCAGGTTGGCGGCGCTGACGGTGCCGCCGTGCAGCTCGACCAGGCTGCGCACCAGGGTCAGGCCCAGCCCCAGGCCGCCGGCGCGCCGGTCCAGCGGCCGCTCGCCCTGCACGAACAGGTCGAACACGCGCGGCAGCAGTTCCGGCGGAATGCCGGCGCCGCAGTCCCGCACCTCCAGCTGCGCCATGCCGTCCTGCAGCCCGGTGCTGACGTCCACCGGCGAGCCGGCCGGCGTGTACTTGAAGGCGTTGGTCACCAGCTGGGTCACCACCTGCTCCAGCCGCACCGCGTCGCCCTCCACCCAGGCCTCGTCCAGGTGCAGCCGCAGCTCGTGGCCGCCGGCCTCGCCGGTCAGCGACAGCGTCTGCCGCACCCGGATCGCCACGGCGGCCAGGTCGACCGGCTGCCGCAGCAGACGCACCTTGCCGGCCAGGGCGCGGCCCACGTCCAGCAGGTCGTCCATCATGTGGGCCAGGTTGCGGGTCTGGCGCGCGATGATGCCGCGCGCTTCCGTGGCACTGGGGCTGTCCGCCGGCGCGATCTCCAGCACCTCGACCGCGGCCGAGACCGCGCCCAGCGGGTTGCGCAGCTCGTGGCTGAGCATGGCCAGGAACTCGTCCTTGGCCCGGCTGGCGGCCTCGGCCTGCCGGCGGGCGGCGATGGCGCGCTCGGTCAGCTGCTCGCGCTGCAGCTGCGCCTCGCGGTGGGCCGTCATGTCCACCGTGACGCCCACCATCTGCACGGCCCGGCCGTCGGCGTCGTAGTGCAGCGTGACGCGGCTGGAGAGCCAGCGCGAGCGGCCGTCGGGGGCGGTGATGCAGTATTCCAGCGTCCAGCCCTCCCGGCGCAGGGCGCATGCGGTCCAGAACTCGCGCTCGACGCGGTCGCGGTCGTCCCCGTCGATCCGCGCGAACCACCCGGCCAGGCCGGCCATGGGCGTGTCCGGGCGCGTGCCGAACAGCCGGTGCTGGCCCGGGGTCCAGTCCAGCTGGTCGGCGCCGAAGCGGTAGTGGAAGAAGCCGACCTGGCCGGCCTCCTGCGCCAGGGCCATCAGCTGGTGGCTCTCGCGCAGTTCCTCGGCCGTGGCCTCCAGCCGGGCCCGCGCGGCCGCATCGCGCTGCGCGGACCGCAGCAGCGCATGGCGCAGCAGGGCGACCTCCTTGACCGGCGCCGGGCCGGCCAGCCGCGCCGGCCCGCCGGTGGCCAGCTGGTGCAGCGGGCGGGTGACGCGGCGGGCCGCCAGCGCGGCCAGCAGCACGCCCAGCAGCAGGCTGGCACCGCTGGTCGCCAGCGCACCCAGGATGGCGCGCCGGTGGCCCGCGTCGATCGGCTGGGCCGGCGTGCCGACCCGCACGGTCCATCCGGCCACCGGCACCGCCTGCCAGGCCGCGTACACCGCCCGGCCCTCGGAGTTCAGCGCGCGGTGCACGCCGAACGGCTGGCCGCGCAGCGTCTGCGCGGTCGCCGGGGGCAGGGCATCACCGGCAGCCGCCACCTCGGGCCCGGCGGTGTGGCTGATGGTCCGGTACTGGGCGTCGAGCAGCGCGGCATAGCCGCCCTGGGGGCGGCTGGCGCCGCTGGCCAGCCGCTGCCACACCGCGGGGCCGATGCGGGCGCCCAGCACGTGGCCCGGCTCGCCTTCGCGCACCAGCGGAACCGCCAGGATCACGGCTGGCCCGTCGGTTCCGTCGCGGGGCAGCAGGCCCGAGACGGCCGGCTGCAGCCGCTGGGTTACCAGCCGGCGCACGCCGTCCAGCTCGGGCGCCGGACCCTCGGCCCCCCCGGAGGCGGTGTCGAACAGCACGCCGCCCGCCGGGTCCAGCAGGAACACGCTGTCCCAGTCGCGGCGCGGCCGCGGCCGCCAGCGCCACAGCTGCTGCAGCCGCCCCGGCCCGCCCTCCTGCAGCACCTCGGAATGGGACAGCGCGGTGAGGGCATCGAGCGAGGCCAGCAACTCGCTGTCCACCGCCTGCGCGAACGAGGCCGCCGAGCGCGCCAGGCCGTCCTCCACCTGGTCCTGCTGCGCGCGGGCGTCCATCAGGATTTGCCAGCTCATGAGGGCCGACAGCGGGAAGGTGGCCAGCAGGATCACCGCCACCAGGTAGGTGCGCAGCGAGGCCGCCGGCCAATGGCGTTCGAGCCGTGGGGGCGAGGGTGTTCCGGGCGACATGGTGGACCGCTTCGCGGACGGGCCGCCGCGGGGCCCGAGTATTCCATGGTCGCTGCCCGGCCGGCATCGGCGCAACGGCATGTAAGCCTGCAGTTCTTGCGCGTAACGGCTACCGGCCGGGCTCGCCGGCCGCGCCCAGAGCGGCTCTCCCGGTCGCCGCGGCAGCGCGGTAGGTGAGCTTCGTTTGCTGCTTTCGGCCGTGTTTTCGCCGCGCAATGGTTAGCAATGTCCGGCTTGTGTGAGCATCTTTGTCCAGCCGCTTCGCGAGGCATGGGCTTTGCGTAAAGTCATCGCCGAGCAAGCCACTGCCTGCGCCTGCGCGGCTTCTTTCTTCAAGCAGGGGGATGCCAGACGATGATGATGAATTCCTTGGGCCTGCGCGCCAGCCAGACCCTCCAGCCCGCGCTGTCGCCGCGCCTGCAGCGCGCGGTGCGGCTGCTGCAGATGTCGTCGATCGACTTCTCGCAGGTGGTGCGCGACGCGCTGGACACCAACCCGTTCCTCGAAACCGACGATTCGGCCCCGCCGGCCGACACGGCGGTGGCGGACGTGGCCGAGACCGAACCGCCGGAGGGCCTGGGCTGGGGCGCCGACCCGGTGGGGCGCTCGCGCATGGTCGACGGCGACGGCGGCGTGTTCGACACCCTGATGGCCCCCACCTCGCTGGCCGACCACCTGATCGGCCAGCTCAACGTCATGCCCCTGCCCGAGCGCGACTGGGCGCTGGCGGCGGCGGTCGCCGAGTCGCTGGACGAGGACGGCTACCTGCGCACGCCGCTGGAGGAAGTCGCCGCCGTGCTGCAGCTGCTGCCGCAGGCGCAGCCGCAGGAACTGGTGATCGCGCTGCGCCGGGTGCAGGCCCTGGACCCGGCCGGCGTGGGCGCGCGCAGCGTGGCCGAATGCCTGCTGCTGCAGCTGCCGGCGCTGCCCGATGCGCCGGTGCGCGAGCTGGCCGCCGTCATCCTGGCCGACCACCTGGAGGTGCTGGCGGGCCGCGACCTGGGCGTGCTGGCGCGCCGCCTGGGCGCCAGCCGCTCCGCGGTCGAGGCGGCCTGCGCCGCCATCCGCCGGCTCGACCCGCGCCCGGGCTGGAAGTTCGGCGCGCCCTCGGTGCAGTACGTCACGCCCGACGTCATCGTGCGCAAGCAGCGCGGCCAGTGGACCGCCTCGCTCAATCCGGCCGTGGTGCCCAAGGTGCGCGTCAACCGCAGCTACGCCGACCTGTTCACGCGGCACCGCAGCCCGCAGCACGCGGAGCTGGGCGCGCACCTGCAGGAGGCCAAGTGGACGGTGCGCAACGTGGAGCAGCGCTTCTCCACCATCCTGAGCGTCTCGCGCGCCATCCTCAAGCGCCAGCACCACTTCCTGGCCTACGGCGCGATGGCGATGAAGCCGATGGCGCTGCGCGAGATCGCCGACGAGGTGGGGGTGCACGAGTCCACCGTCTCGCGCGTGACCAACAACAAGTTCATGGCCACGCCCTGCGGCGTGTTCGAGCTCAAGTACTTCTTCTCGCGCGGCCTGGCCACCGCCAGCGGCGGCGAGTGCTCGCCCACCGCCATCCGCAGCCTGATCGGCGAGATGATCGCGGCCGAGGCGCCGCAGCGGCCGTTGTCGGACGTGGAGATCGCGCGCCAGCTGGCGCAGCAGGGCCTGAACGTGGCGCGCCGCACGGTCACCAAGTACCGCCAGCTGATGAAGATCGAGCCGGCCGAGCGCCGGCGGCCGGTGGCCTGCGCCTGACACCAGGGCGCCGCGGGTGCGGCCGGGCCCGGCGCGGGGGCAGCCCGGCCGTTGGCTAGACTGCGCCCATGAGATCCGACATCGCGCCCCCGGCGGCCGCGCCCGAGGCGCTCTGGGTGGAGGGCGAGCTGGTGCGCAGCCTGATGCGCACCGCCCGCACCACGCAGGTCGCCGCCTTCCTGCTGATCCCGGTCTACCTCGGCGTGCTGTGGACCGACACCGACGTGGCGGCGCTGATGGTGTGGGCCGGGATCGCCCTGGCCGTGGCGCTGCTGCGCCTGGCCCTCATCCGCCACTACACGCACAGATTGCCGCATGCGAGCGCGGCCGAGCACCTGGCGTTCTTCGCGCGGGCGCGGCACGTGTGGACGCTGAGCGCCGGAGCCTGGGGCGCCTCGACCTGGCTGTATTTCGACAGCGCGCCGCTGGCCGACCAGTTCATCTGCTGGCTGATCATGGCCGGCCTGGCCATGTTCTCGATCAACAGCATGTCCGCCCACCTGGCCACCATGCGCGCCTACCTGAACACGCTGGCGCTGACGGCGCTGGCCGTCATGGGCTGGCGCATCGTCGTCGAGCTGCAGCTGCGCGGGCCCTTCTACCATTTCTGGCTGATAGCGCTGCTGCTGGTCTTCTGGTACGCGCTGCGGCAGGCCGGGCTGCGGCTGCACCAGACGCACCGGCGCAACTTCGAGCTGCAGTACCGCAACAACCAGCTGATCGATTCGCTGACGCGCCAGACCCAGGCGGCGCTGGACGCGGTGGAGGTCAAGAACCGCTTCCTGGCCAGCGCCGCCCACGACATCCGCCAGCCGGTGCACGCGCTCGGGCTGTACGCCGACTGGCTGGCCGGCGAGCCGGAGCTGGTGCACGACATCGCGCCCAAGATCGTGGAGTCGACCAAGGCGGTGAACGCGCTGTTCGATTCGCTGTTCGACCTGGTGCGGCTGGACTCGGGCAAGGTGCGGCTGAACATCGACCAGGTGCCGCTGGACAAGCTGCTGCGCGACCTGGAGCTGCAGTACCGGCCGCTGGCCGAAGCCAAGGGCCTGCGGCTGCGCATGCACGTGGCGCCGGGCTCGGTGGTGTCCGACCCCATCCTGCTGCAGCGCATCGTGGGCAACCTGATCTCCAACGCCATCAAGTACACCGAGCGCGGCGGCGTGCTGGTGGCCGTCCGCGGCGGCGCGGCGGGCCGGCGCATCGAGGTCTGGGACACCGGCGTGGGCATCGCGCCGGCGCACCAGCGCGAGGTATTCCGGGAGTTCTACAAGGTGCCCTCGCATGGCGGCACCGAGGACGGCTTCGGCCTGGGCCTGAACATCGTCGCGCGCCTGTCGCACATCCTGGGGCACCCGCTGGTGCTGGCCTCGCGGCCGGGCCGCGGCACCCTGTTCCGGCTGATGCTGCGCCCCACGGACGCGCGGCTGGCGGCCGAGCGCGCCGCCCGCGCGGTCAGTCAGCTGGCCAGGAGGCCGTGAACCCGGGCGTAGTGGATGGTCTGGGTGCGGCTCTTGACGCCCAGGCGGCGGAACAGCCGCCACAGGTGCACCTTGACGGTGTGCTCGCTGATGCCCAGCTCGTCGGCGATCTCGCGGTTGGACAGGCCCCGGTCCAGCATCACGATCAGCTGCTTCTGGCGCTTGGACAGCTTGTTGTCGGTGGGCGCCAGCTCCTCGAACCCGCCGTCTGCCGTCATCAGCGCGCGCAGCGCGTTGCCGATCTCCCCGGCGCCGGAGGACTTCTCGATGTAGATGTCGGCGCCGGCCTCGATGCACAGCTCCTCGGCGTCGGCCGCGGGCGAGGCCGAGAGCACGGCCAGCGGCACGCCGGGGAAGCGGTTCTTGATCTCGTGCACGCCCGAGGTGCCGGTGGTGTCCGGCAGCTTCAGGTCCAGGCAGACCAGGTCGGGCGCGCCGTGCTGGCGCACCGCGGCCTCGATGCCGCCCAGCCGGTCCAGCTCGACGACGTTGGCGCCGGGCCGCAGCCGCCGCAGCAGCATGACCACGGCCTCGCGCATCAGCGGGTGGTCGTCGACGACGTACAGGTTCGAGGGAGAGGAAGGTTTTTGTGGGACCATGGAACCGCCGAGGATAACTGGTGACGCCGCCGCCGCCGCGGGGGTCCCTAGCCGGCCTGGGCCAGCTGTTGCAGCGCCGCCATCACCTCGGCCTCGGCCACGCCCGCCGGCCGCTCCAGGAGCGCCTCGAGCCCGTCCAGCCGGCCCTGCCGCAGCTGCGCGATGCTCTGGCCGGCCTCGCGCGGCGAGTCGAAGCCCGCGCTTTGCAGCAGCAGCCGGCCGCCCGCGTCGACCAGCTTGAAGTAGTGCCGGCCGTCGGCCTCGCGGTACTGCTTGAAGCTGGGCAGGGCCGCCTTGTCCTGTTTCTTCGCCGGCGCGGCGGCCGCTCCCATGGCCAGGTGGCGCAGGCCCACCGCCGCGCGCAGCCGCGCCATGAACGGCGTGGCCCGCTCGCGCGCCTTCTCGGCACCGCGGCGCAGGATGGCCTCCAGCTCCTGCGGGTGCTCCATCAGGTGCCGGTAGCGCTCGCGCATGGGCGCGACCTCGCGGTCGATGCGCTCGAACAGCAGCTGCTTGGCCTCGCCCCAGGCGATGCCCTGCGCGTAGGCCTGGCGCAGCGCCTGCGTCTCGGCCTCGCTGGCGAACGCCTGGTAGATCTGGAACAAAGCCGAGCCCTCGACCTGCTTGGGCTCGCCGGGCGCGCGCGAGTCGGTGACGATGGCGGCGATCTGCCTGCGCATCTGCTCGGGGGGCGCGAACAGCGGGATCACGTTGTCGTAGCTCTTGCTCATCTTGCGGCCGTCCAGGCCCGGCAGGAGGGCCACCGACTCGTCGACCGCCGCTTCGGGCAGCACGAAGTTCTCGCCGTACAGGTGGTTGAAGCTGGAGGCCATGTCGCGCGCCATCTCGATGTGCTGCACCTGGTCGCGGCCCACCGGGACCTTGTGGGCGTTGAACAGGACGATGTCGGCCGCCATCAGCACCGGGTACATGAACAGGCCCGCCGTCACGTCCGTGTCCGGGTCGCTGCCGGCGGCCAGGTTCTTGTCGACCTGCGCCTTGTAGGCATGGGCGCGATTGAGCAGCCCCTTGCCGGTGACGCAGGTCAGCAGCCAGGTCAGCTCGGGGATCTCGGGGATGTCGGACTGGCGGTAGAAGAACACCTGCTGCGGGTCCAGCCCCGCGGCCAGCCAGCAGGCGGCGATCTCCATCGTGGAGCGCTGGATGCGCGCCGGCTCGTCGCACTTGATCAGCGCGTGGTAGTCGGCCAGGAAATAAAAGTTCTCGGTGCCGGGCCGGCGGCTGGCCTGCACGGCGGGGCGGATGGCCCCCACGTAGTTGCCCAGGTGCGGCGTGCCGGTGGTGGTGATGCCGGTGAGGTAGCGGACGGGAGCGGCGGTCATGCGGGAGAGGGGAGGATTCAGCGCAGCAGCGCGTTCAGCGGGGCCAGCAGCAGGCCCAGAGTGTCGTAGCCAAGGCGGATCAGCGGGCGCAGCCAGAAGGTGCCGACCAGGCCCACCAGCACCAGGCCCAGGACGATGAAGAAGCCCCAGGGCTCGACGCGGGACAGCAGCTGCGCCTGGCGCCAGGGCAGCAGGCCCATGAGGATGCGCCCGCCGTCCAGCGGGGGCAGCGGGAACAGGTTGAAGGCCCACATCACCAGGTTGACCAGCACGCCGGCCTTGCACATCTCCAGGAAGAAGCGCTCGTTCACGCCGGAGCCGGTGAGCAGCGCGAACAGCACGGCCCAGAAGATCGCCTGGATGAAGTTGGACGCCGGCCCGGCCAGCGCCACCCAGACCATGTCGCGCCTGGGCCGGCGCAGCTGGCCGAAGTTCACCGGCACCGGCTTGGCGTATCCGAACAGGAAGGCGCCCGACGTGGCGAAGTACAGCATCAGCGGCATCAGGATGGTGCCGATGGGGTCGATGTGCTTGACCGGGTTGAGCGTGACACGGCCCATCATGTAGGCGGTGTTGTCGCCCAGGTACCGCGCCACGTAGCCGTGCGCCGCCTCGTGCACGGTGATGGCGAACAGCACCGGCAGGGCGAAGATGAGGACGGTCTGGACCAGATTGTCGATGTTCACCGGCCGATTGTGTCAGAGGGACACGCCCAGGGCGGCGGGATCGCCGCGGCCCTGGCGCACCAGCACCGGCTCGCCGCCCTGGCCCATGGGCGTGAGGTCCAGCACGGTGGTGGGCTCCAGCGGGCAGGCACCGGCGTCGACCACCGCCGCCAGCACGCGCTCGAAGCGGGCGCGGATGGCCGCCGCGTCGTTCATCGGCAGGGTCTCGCCGGGCGGGATCAGGGTGGTGGCCAGCAGCGGTGCGCCGTGCAGCGCCAGCAGCTCCTGCAGCGCGCGATGGTCGGGCACGCGCAGGCCGATGGTCTTGCGCTGCGGGTGGCTCACGCGGCGCGGCACCTCGCGCGTGGCCTCCAGGATGAAGGTGTAGGGGCCGGGCGTGCCCGACTTGAGCAGGCGGAACGCACGGTTGTCCACCCGGGCGTAGCTGGCGAGTTCGGCCAGGTCGCGGCACAGCAGGGTGAGGTGGTGCTTGTCGTCCACGCCGCGGATCTGGCGCAGCCGGTCGGCCGCCGCCTTGTCGTCGAGGTGGCAAGCCAGGGCGTAGCTGGAGTCGGTGGGCACGGCCACGATGCCGCCGCTGCTGAGCAGCGCCGCGGCCTGCTTGAGCAGGCGTTGTTGCGGGTTGTCGGGGTGGACTTCGAAGTACTGGGCCATGGGTTGTGATTCTTGCTGAAGGTCGGGGCAAGCGTTGTTCCAGGGGCGCCCGCACGGGACACCTGGCTTCCGGCATGCATCAAGGCTGTAGAAGCTCCTCGCCTTCCCCCCCTTCTCCCCCCCGCCCCTCTTCGCCCCCCGCCGGGGCGAAGAGGGGAGCCTGGATTTGTCCGCGCGCGCCGAATACGGATCTACAGGGGTAAGGTCGCGGTGCCGATCAGCACGCCACGGCGCGAACCTGCTGCTGGACGCGCTTCGGCGCGCGCAGGCTCGGAGCCGCTGGCCGCGCACAGCGCAGGCCAGGACGAGACAAGGAGGCGGGAGGTCGCGCTCA is from Ramlibacter tataouinensis TTB310 and encodes:
- a CDS encoding hybrid sensor histidine kinase/response regulator: MSPGTPSPPRLERHWPAASLRTYLVAVILLATFPLSALMSWQILMDARAQQDQVEDGLARSAASFAQAVDSELLASLDALTALSHSEVLQEGGPGRLQQLWRWRPRPRRDWDSVFLLDPAGGVLFDTASGGAEGPAPELDGVRRLVTQRLQPAVSGLLPRDGTDGPAVILAVPLVREGEPGHVLGARIGPAVWQRLASGASRPQGGYAALLDAQYRTISHTAGPEVAAAGDALPPATAQTLRGQPFGVHRALNSEGRAVYAAWQAVPVAGWTVRVGTPAQPIDAGHRRAILGALATSGASLLLGVLLAALAARRVTRPLHQLATGGPARLAGPAPVKEVALLRHALLRSAQRDAAARARLEATAEELRESHQLMALAQEAGQVGFFHYRFGADQLDWTPGQHRLFGTRPDTPMAGLAGWFARIDGDDRDRVEREFWTACALRREGWTLEYCITAPDGRSRWLSSRVTLHYDADGRAVQMVGVTVDMTAHREAQLQREQLTERAIAARRQAEAASRAKDEFLAMLSHELRNPLGAVSAAVEVLEIAPADSPSATEARGIIARQTRNLAHMMDDLLDVGRALAGKVRLLRQPVDLAAVAIRVRQTLSLTGEAGGHELRLHLDEAWVEGDAVRLEQVVTQLVTNAFKYTPAGSPVDVSTGLQDGMAQLEVRDCGAGIPPELLPRVFDLFVQGERPLDRRAGGLGLGLTLVRSLVELHGGTVSAANLARGSSFTVRLPAVAPPVRQAGDTLPPSRRRHVLVVEDNQDVLAALRSKLELDGHDVSTASDGIDGLHCVLQLRPEVSIVDIGLPGLTGYELARHARAAGYAGRMIALSGYGRDRDADDAYTAGFDAYLVKPVDRRQLRASLEER
- a CDS encoding non-homologous end joining protein Ku, with the protein product MADQKGMAKTSTRTLWKGAITFGLVHIPIGLYSATAESDLNFDWLDRRTMDPVGYKRVNKKTGKEIDKDDIVKGIEWQDGQYVILSPEEIAAAYPRTTQTIEIEAFVDADEVPFVYLERPYYVGPVNKGDKVYALLREALKQTGKVGIAKVVIQTKQHLAVLIPCGPALILNLLRWGGEIRSWEELKLPPSDAKAAGVREAELNMAKQLIEGMTAHWSADQFRDSFKEEVMKLVEAKAEAGDTAHVDKVESQPAAPAGADVIDLTELLKRSLQRGGGGKAAAPAPAPASKKAAGKQAPAKKPAPAKARNRRAA
- a CDS encoding KGG domain-containing protein, which codes for MSLQDSSNQSNGNTPKRSLRGFAAMDPQRQREIASLGGRAAHQSGHAHEFTSEEARAAGKKRHARPSAGDSR
- a CDS encoding sigma-54-dependent transcriptional regulator; its protein translation is MGHALIVEDDADSARMMAALVASEGYSAATAPSLRDARRQMAMQPPDLVLLDLQLPDGNGMALLDEQELIGNSEVVLMTGHASLETSIQALRYGAADYLVKPVSARQLQGILSRVMKPSVLQAEVRTLNDDLQRTGRFGHLVGTSAPMRLVYEQIARVAGTSVTVFVTGESGTGKELVARTVHDLSRRRARPFLAVNCGAISPHLIESEIFGHEKGSFTGAERQHQGFFERAHGGTLFLDEITEMPLELQVKLLRVLETGTFMRVGSTVPQETDVRVVAAANRDLGHAVATGALREDLMYRLNVFPIELPPLRDRKEDLPLLVRHFLQQIGEREGQQKQASEAALERLARYRWPGNVRELRNVLQRAWVMTAGAQITDQWLPRDVPTAAPAALAPLPAATAAGTGGRPSGILEVAVGTPLATVERQVILATLEHFGHHKERTAAALGVSLKTLYNRLKEYGV
- a CDS encoding sensor histidine kinase, which produces MRSDIAPPAAAPEALWVEGELVRSLMRTARTTQVAAFLLIPVYLGVLWTDTDVAALMVWAGIALAVALLRLALIRHYTHRLPHASAAEHLAFFARARHVWTLSAGAWGASTWLYFDSAPLADQFICWLIMAGLAMFSINSMSAHLATMRAYLNTLALTALAVMGWRIVVELQLRGPFYHFWLIALLLVFWYALRQAGLRLHQTHRRNFELQYRNNQLIDSLTRQTQAALDAVEVKNRFLASAAHDIRQPVHALGLYADWLAGEPELVHDIAPKIVESTKAVNALFDSLFDLVRLDSGKVRLNIDQVPLDKLLRDLELQYRPLAEAKGLRLRMHVAPGSVVSDPILLQRIVGNLISNAIKYTERGGVLVAVRGGAAGRRIEVWDTGVGIAPAHQREVFREFYKVPSHGGTEDGFGLGLNIVARLSHILGHPLVLASRPGRGTLFRLMLRPTDARLAAERAARAVSQLARRP
- the rpoN gene encoding RNA polymerase factor sigma-54, encoding MNSLGLRASQTLQPALSPRLQRAVRLLQMSSIDFSQVVRDALDTNPFLETDDSAPPADTAVADVAETEPPEGLGWGADPVGRSRMVDGDGGVFDTLMAPTSLADHLIGQLNVMPLPERDWALAAAVAESLDEDGYLRTPLEEVAAVLQLLPQAQPQELVIALRRVQALDPAGVGARSVAECLLLQLPALPDAPVRELAAVILADHLEVLAGRDLGVLARRLGASRSAVEAACAAIRRLDPRPGWKFGAPSVQYVTPDVIVRKQRGQWTASLNPAVVPKVRVNRSYADLFTRHRSPQHAELGAHLQEAKWTVRNVEQRFSTILSVSRAILKRQHHFLAYGAMAMKPMALREIADEVGVHESTVSRVTNNKFMATPCGVFELKYFFSRGLATASGGECSPTAIRSLIGEMIAAEAPQRPLSDVEIARQLAQQGLNVARRTVTKYRQLMKIEPAERRRPVACA